TGAAGATGCAGGAGAATGGAAACTTGATTCTAATGTAAATGAATACTTTATTATTATTGATTCTCAAGCTGAGGAATTTGAAATCGACGAGTAAGGATGAAGGGTATCACATGTAAGTATTTAACTTTAACTTAGATGTGACACCCTTTTATTTTTTCCTTTGTATCCTTTGGAGAATAAACATTTTAAACGGAAACAAACTTATTCAATAAAAAATAGTGGGTACCATGTCCATCGAACATCGCGCCCACTATCCTTTTAAAACCGAATTATTAATTACTACTCTACCTTCGTAATCTTAACTTGAATATCGCCACCAGGAGTTGCTACTGCTACTTCTGTTCCAATTTCATGACCTAATAAGCTCTTTGCCATTGGGGAGTCATTGGAAATCTTCCCTTCAAATGGATCTGCTTCAGCACTTCCAACGATTGTATAGGTTTCTTCATCCCCATCTGGCAATTCCACAAAGGTTACGGTTTTACCCAATGAAACAATATCTGGATTATCATTATCATTTTCAATGATGACTGCATTTCGAATCATTTTTTCAACTTGTGTAATACGTTGCTCAACAAAAGCTTGGTCATCTTTTGCTGCATCATACTCGGAGTTCTCAGATAGATCACCAAAATCTCGTGCAACTTTAATTCGTTCCACAACTTCTTGACGTCGATCTGTTTTTAAATAATGTAATTCCTTCTCTAACTTATCTTTCCCCTCTTGTGTCATATAATAACTTTTCTCTACAACCATTCCAAACACTCCTTCTTTTCACTATACAAATAAGCGTTAAAGCTTATGCGCTCGCTTAAAAAAATATACTAAAGTTTACTATGGCAGATTTGTAAACGTTTTTCAATCCTTTTTTAATTTTTTGCTAAGATTGTTTCGATTTTAGATGCCATTATATCAATCGCCACATGGTTTTGTCCACCTTCGGGAATTATAATATCTGCATAGCGTTTTGATGGCTCAATAAATTGCAAATGTGCTGGTCGTACACTATTAATGTACTGGTCGATAACCGAATCTAATGAGCGACCTCTTTCCTTAATATCCCTTAATAACCTGCGAATAATACGAAGATCAGCATCTGTATCTACAAATACTTTAATATCCATTAAGTCAACCAGTCGAGGATCTTCTAAAATTAATATTCCTTCAACAATGATTACTTCCTTCGGCTCTACGTGAATTACTTCATCTGAACGTGTATGGATTTTATAATCATAAACGGGCTTTTCAATCGGTTTATGATTCATTAGCTCACGTAAATGCTCAATTAACAAATCATTGTCAAATGCTAATGGATGATCATAATTCGTATTTAATCTTTCCTCTAACGGAAGATGACTTTGATCTTTATAATAATAGTCTTGTTCAACAACAAGTATCGTCTTGTCTGTAAATCGCTGACAGATGGATCGTGTTACAGAGGTTTTTCCACTGCCACTTCCACCGGCAACGCCAATAACTACTGGCCTATCCCTCACGTAAAAGCACCTCTTCTTCTTTCATTTTATAACTAACTGCTACTCCATCCCCAATCGGCAAAATCGATGTTTTGAAATCAGGATGA
This region of Oceanobacillus sp. FSL K6-2867 genomic DNA includes:
- the greA gene encoding transcription elongation factor GreA produces the protein MVVEKSYYMTQEGKDKLEKELHYLKTDRRQEVVERIKVARDFGDLSENSEYDAAKDDQAFVEQRITQVEKMIRNAVIIENDNDNPDIVSLGKTVTFVELPDGDEETYTIVGSAEADPFEGKISNDSPMAKSLLGHEIGTEVAVATPGGDIQVKITKVE
- the udk gene encoding uridine kinase, whose translation is MRDRPVVIGVAGGSGSGKTSVTRSICQRFTDKTILVVEQDYYYKDQSHLPLEERLNTNYDHPLAFDNDLLIEHLRELMNHKPIEKPVYDYKIHTRSDEVIHVEPKEVIIVEGILILEDPRLVDLMDIKVFVDTDADLRIIRRLLRDIKERGRSLDSVIDQYINSVRPAHLQFIEPSKRYADIIIPEGGQNHVAIDIMASKIETILAKN